Genomic DNA from Candidatus Melainabacteria bacterium:
ATAAAGTTTGCATAAGAGCTTGGAAGCTCATCATTATTACCTGGTAAAGGTATTTCAATTATTTTAAGTTTATATTCTTTCTTAGGATGTTGCCATTTTTGTAAGTATTCAATACTTGGTCTTAGCCTGTCATAGTTTTTATTTTTTTTGTTGTTTGTGTTGCACACTAACATAGTTTTTTTATTTATAAACCTTGCAACGTTATCTATATGTCCATCAGTATGATCATTTGCAAGCCCATGTTTTAACCAAATTATTTCTTCTATGTTAAATGCAGGTTTTATAATTTGCGCAACTTGTTCTTTTGTTAAATTTTTATTTCTATTTTTGTTTAAAACACACTCTTCAGTAGTTAATAAAACCCCATCGCCAGAGAATTCTACAGCTCCTCCTTCTAATATGAATGGATAAGATTCAATTTCACACCCAAGATAAGTTGCAATTTCTTTTGGGACATTATTGTCAAGATCCCATGGAGGGAATTTACCTCCCCAAGAATTAAATTCAAAATCCAAAATTTTCTGTGCCATGAAAAATGGTCCATAATCTCGAATCCAGACATCGTTATTTGGAATAATTATTTTTTTTAATTTATGTTGGGGCGTATTGCAATACGCCCGTACCTCAAAATCGTTTAATAATTCTATGTTCGGAAAAATTAAATTTACATTTTGAAAATCAAGAATAATTTTAATTAGCTCTTTATAAAACTCTTGTATCTTTCCTATTCTTTTTTTTTTCCACTCTTTTTCATTATGTGGCCATGAAAGCCATGTAGTATGCTGCTTTTCCCATTCAGCTAGATAATGTCCTCTTTTATTCATTAATCAGCATCCGAATATTTTAACAAACCTTGGTAACTGTCAATTCTTCTGTCTCTAAAAAAAGGCCATGTTTGTCTACATTTTTTTAATTTATTAAAACTAATTTCTACTTCTGATATTGCTTCTGTGGTTTTGTCTTGATGGACAATTGAACCATATGGATTTGAAAGAAAAGAATGTCCCCAAAAATTTAAATGTCCTTCTTTGCCTACTCTATTTACTGCCATTACATAAATTCCATTTGCAATTGCATGTGATCGCATAATCGTAGTCCAAGCATCTACCTGAGACTTGTTAAGGGCTTGTCGCGACAAGCCCTTACAGGATTCATCGTTATCCCAACCAATTGCAGTTGGATAGATTAAAATTTCAGCACCTTTTAATGCTGCAATCCTAGCTGCTTCTGGAAACCATTGATCCCAACAAATAAGCACACCAATATTTCCAACAGATGTCTTAGTTACAAGAAAACCACGATCTCCAGGAGTAAAATAATATTTTTCATAAAATCCTGGATCATCTGGAATATGCATTTTCCTGTAGTGACCAATAATCTCTCCATTGTTTTCAAGTATTAAACAACTATTGTGATAAATTCCTTCTCTTCTTTTTTCAAATATTGGAAGTATTAAAACTATTTTTAATTCTTTTGCTAATAGCTGAAAGTGTTTAATAATGTCAGACTTAATTTCAAGAGCACTATTAAAGTGTTTTTTATCTTCTGTAATTGGGAAATAGTCCCATAAAAAAAGCTCTGGCAAAACAATAAGTTTTGTTTTGCTCTTGCACGCATCTTGTATTTTCTCTGAATAATATTTTAAATTCTTATTAAGATTGCCTTGTGATTTACCTTGGATCCAAGCTGCTTTGAATGATTTCATAATTGTAATCTTTAATTATCAATTACCAATTATTAATTGTCAATTTGCGTTATAATTTTCTTATGTCGGTAGAAATCAAAGGACAATACGAAGGTGATTTAAGGGTAAAGCTTGTTCATGGTCCGTCAGAATCTGTTATTGAAACTGATGCTCCAATTGATAATCAAGGTAAAGGTGCTCGGTTTTCACCAACAGATCTTGTTGTAGCATCTCTTGGGTCCTGCATGTTGACTATTATGGGTATTATTGCAAAAAGAGAGGGAATAAACCTTGAAGGCCTTTCTTTTCGAGCCAAAAAACATATGACTGAAAATCCAAGAAGAATTGGAAAAATTATTTTAGAAATTTATTTGCCAAAAGGAATTACAAGTGAGCAAAAAGAAAAACTAGAAAGATCTGCTCATACTTGTCCTGTGCATAAGTCATTACATCCAGATATCCAACAAGATATAAAATTTGTTTATTCGTGACTCAAAAGGCAATATTGGTTGATGTTATATCTCCTGAAATAACAAAGGAAGAAGGCTTTGAACGTCTTGGTGAGCTTGAAAATCTTGTAAAAACTTTTGGTGGTATTGCTGTTGTAAAAATTATTCAAAAAAAATCCATGCCTGATTACAGAACCTATATAGGCTCTGGAAAGGTTCAAGAAATATTGACTTATAACAAAACACAAGATAAAAATGACAAAGCAAACCTTTTAATAGTAAATAATTTACTTAAGCCATCCCAGGTTTATAACCTTGGAGAAATATGTAAGAGAGAAAATATTGAAGTATGGGACAGGATTGATTTAGTTTTAAAAATATTTGATAAGCATGCAAGAAGTGTAGAGGCAAAACTACAAATAGAACTTGCTGCAATAAGACACATGGGTCCAAGGATTTATGGTCTAGGTTTAGAACTTACAAGACAAGCAGGTGGTATTGGTACACGAGGTATTGGCGAAACAAATATCCAGATAATGAAACGCCACTTAAAAAAAAGAGAACAAAAAATTAAAGAAAAACTTAAACATCATGATTTAGTTCAGTTGAATCATAGAAGACAAAGAAGAAGTAAGGATTTAAAAACTATTTCTCTTGTAGGTTATACAAATGCAGGTAAAAGTACACTATTAAATTCTCTTACAAAAAAAGGTGTTTATGTAGCAGATGAATTATTTGCTACTTTAGAAACAACTGTTGGAAGATTATACTTACAAAATACAGAAAAGATTGTACTACTATCAGATACAATTGGTTTTATCCAAGACCTGCCACCTGATTTAATTGATGCATTTAGATCTACACTCAGTGAAATTATTGACGCAGATCTCTTATTGCATATAATTGATACTAGTGATCCGTTGTATGAAAATAAAATTAAAGTAGTAGAAAGTATATTATTTGATTTGAAAGTATCTGATAAACCTAAAATATATGTTTTTAACAAGGTAGATTTAAATCACAATGTTGATAAAAAAGAGATTATTAGATCTTATAGTGAATATTCACCAGTTTTTATTTCTTGTAAAACAAGACAAGGTTTAAATGATTTAATTTTAAAGATTGAAAAGATAAGTCTTTACTCATAAACAGCAACCTTTTTTTAAATTAATAGTCATTTAAATAAAATCAAGTAAAATTCAACTTAAGGAAAAATTATGGAAATAAAAACAGATACAAAAAAGATAATTATTGGTGCATTAATTGCAGTTGTTGTACTAAATGTTTTAGGTAAAGAGCTGCAAAAAAGTTTTGAAAAGTCAGTTTTAGAAGTTGTAAAGAAAAATCCAGAAGGATTTAAAACTGCCCTTGGTAATTTACCAACTGAAGTTACTCCGCCATCACCTGCCCAGCCCAGTGAAGAAGAACTTTTTAAGCAACAGTTAGAGGATAAGACAAGTGTAGATATTGGAAATACACCTATTCTTGGTAGAAGGGATGCAAAGATTCAGTTAATTGTATTTAGTGATTTTCAATGTCCTTTCTCAAAACGTGGTGCAGATACTACTCATGCTTTAATTCAAAAATATGGAAACAAAATAATGTATGTTTATAAAAATCTTCCTTTACCATTTCATCCTGAAGCAATGCCAGCAGCAAAAGCTGCACTAGCAGCCGGGAGACAAGGGAAGTATTATGAGTATCATGATAAGCTTTTTGAAAATCAAGACAAATTAGGTGAACCGTTATATCTCCAGCTTGCAAAAGATCTTGGATTAAATATTGATAAGTTTAATACAGATAGAAAGAGCAAGGAAATTGAAGATCAAATTAATGCAGATACAACCCAAGCAAGTGCTATAGGTTTTAATGGCACTCCTGGTTTTACTTTAAATGGTGTAAAAATTCTAGGAGCTTATCCAATTGAACATTTTGAAAAAGTAATTAGTGCTTTAGGAGTTAGTTAGTTAACACTTATACCTTGTAACCTATTAACTGTATTCTTTAAACCATATATGCATTTACCAAGAACTGGTAAAAGCTCGTACTCAAATGAAATCCTAATCTCATCATTGTCATAAGCTGTAGTCATATTGTGATGGCTTGATCTGTAATCAATTGCTTTAAATCTTGATCTTAAATCAAAAAGTTTTAACACATATGTAGCAAGGAATTCAGCACCAATAACTTGTAATTCTTCTCTTTCAACTTCTTTAGCTAATCCGATTTTTTGTTTAATTTTTTTAGTTAGTCTTTCTTTTATGTCATTCTCTTCAATACTAGTAAGTTCATGCTTACCTTGTAAGGCATCTTTTCCAACAAAAGGTAAACAAATTTCTTGAATAATCTTTTCAATTTGTTCATTAATTTTGTTATTTAATTCAGTTTTTCCAGCTTTAAATTCTTTAACAAGCTCACATAGTTCTTCATAAATCTTAGTATCTTTTGCTTGCTCAAATGCATAGTTTGTTTGTATTTGTTCATAAGTTAAATAACCATGATCATGTTCTACCTTATAAAAATCAGATACAAGTTTTTTAATACTATTTTCTGCAAAATCAGATAAACCCTTTACAACTAGTGAGTTACATATTCTTTCTCTAAGGTTGTTTAAATCTTCTGTTGTAGTTTCTTTGCCAGAAATTTTTCCAATTAGTTTCTTTCCAAAATATGCAATTTGAATAAAAGATTGTGGAGCTCTGCTAAAGAAAACATATAGCCCATTAAATACAGAAAGGAATATGCTTCCTGTTCTTCCTAAGACCTTATCAATAAGAGCACTAGCTCCACCTTTATTTTGTGCTTCTTCTTCTAAGTGTGGTTCATCTAATAGTGGTGTAAAAAGTGAAAACATTGAAAGTGGGCTGAGAGTATGAAAAATAATTTCAGCATAATGTCTAATTGATTTTAGTCCATT
This window encodes:
- a CDS encoding agmatine deiminase family protein; the encoded protein is MNKRGHYLAEWEKQHTTWLSWPHNEKEWKKKRIGKIQEFYKELIKIILDFQNVNLIFPNIELLNDFEVRAYCNTPQHKLKKIIIPNNDVWIRDYGPFFMAQKILDFEFNSWGGKFPPWDLDNNVPKEIATYLGCEIESYPFILEGGAVEFSGDGVLLTTEECVLNKNRNKNLTKEQVAQIIKPAFNIEEIIWLKHGLANDHTDGHIDNVARFINKKTMLVCNTNNKKNKNYDRLRPSIEYLQKWQHPKKEYKLKIIEIPLPGNNDELPSSYANFIFVNGGVIIPTFNCKSDSLALEIFKKIFPDRKIVGIDCSLLIQEGGGLHCITK
- a CDS encoding carbon-nitrogen hydrolase; amino-acid sequence: MKSFKAAWIQGKSQGNLNKNLKYYSEKIQDACKSKTKLIVLPELFLWDYFPITEDKKHFNSALEIKSDIIKHFQLLAKELKIVLILPIFEKRREGIYHNSCLILENNGEIIGHYRKMHIPDDPGFYEKYYFTPGDRGFLVTKTSVGNIGVLICWDQWFPEAARIAALKGAEILIYPTAIGWDNDESCKGLSRQALNKSQVDAWTTIMRSHAIANGIYVMAVNRVGKEGHLNFWGHSFLSNPYGSIVHQDKTTEAISEVEISFNKLKKCRQTWPFFRDRRIDSYQGLLKYSDAD
- a CDS encoding OsmC family protein, with the protein product MSVEIKGQYEGDLRVKLVHGPSESVIETDAPIDNQGKGARFSPTDLVVASLGSCMLTIMGIIAKREGINLEGLSFRAKKHMTENPRRIGKIILEIYLPKGITSEQKEKLERSAHTCPVHKSLHPDIQQDIKFVYS
- the hflX gene encoding GTPase HflX is translated as MTQKAILVDVISPEITKEEGFERLGELENLVKTFGGIAVVKIIQKKSMPDYRTYIGSGKVQEILTYNKTQDKNDKANLLIVNNLLKPSQVYNLGEICKRENIEVWDRIDLVLKIFDKHARSVEAKLQIELAAIRHMGPRIYGLGLELTRQAGGIGTRGIGETNIQIMKRHLKKREQKIKEKLKHHDLVQLNHRRQRRSKDLKTISLVGYTNAGKSTLLNSLTKKGVYVADELFATLETTVGRLYLQNTEKIVLLSDTIGFIQDLPPDLIDAFRSTLSEIIDADLLLHIIDTSDPLYENKIKVVESILFDLKVSDKPKIYVFNKVDLNHNVDKKEIIRSYSEYSPVFISCKTRQGLNDLILKIEKISLYS
- a CDS encoding thioredoxin domain-containing protein; translation: MEIKTDTKKIIIGALIAVVVLNVLGKELQKSFEKSVLEVVKKNPEGFKTALGNLPTEVTPPSPAQPSEEELFKQQLEDKTSVDIGNTPILGRRDAKIQLIVFSDFQCPFSKRGADTTHALIQKYGNKIMYVYKNLPLPFHPEAMPAAKAALAAGRQGKYYEYHDKLFENQDKLGEPLYLQLAKDLGLNIDKFNTDRKSKEIEDQINADTTQASAIGFNGTPGFTLNGVKILGAYPIEHFEKVISALGVS